TTGCACCTGATTTTATAATATCGTAAGGGTGTTGGTATTCTAAAAATCTTTTAACACTTTGCCAATATGGTTTTTTATCAAACCCATCAAAATGTATTAAAATAGTAGGTTTACTAAATATAGCGGCATCGATACCAATAGAACCTCCGCCCGCAACAATAACATCAGAGTGGTAAAGACAATCGGCCAACCAATCCATATCTGCATCGATTAATTCCTGATCTCTGATGCTTCTACCTTCAAAACTTCGGCCAGGCTTATCAATACAAAAATTCTCATCTGGAATAAACTTACCCAGATGTACTGGATCATTTGGCGTAAACCTTATCAAAACTTGAGCAGGTATAATTTCCTTATTTTTAATAAAGCCTTTTAAAATTTCCATAATCTGCCAATCTGTATCTGTAAAACGCCCGCCAAAAGGAGAAAAAAGTATTAATTTTTGTTTTGGATCCAAACCTATTTTTTTAAAAAACTCTTCACGATTCATTCTTTCACCATTAATATAGCGATCGTATTGAGGAATACCCGATATAAAAATATCTTTTTTAGAAAAATCGTTATATTTAATTGCTTGTTTCTGAAGTATTTCATTGTGAACTATCAACTTATCCGGCTTAATACGTAAAATGCCTTTGGAGGTCAAATTATCCCACGAGCGGATCATGCCTATGGTGCTAACGCCCCTGCGCTTAGCCGTAGCCAACAAAAAAATATCGTTATCATTAAAAACATCTGTGATAAAAACAAGTTGTGGTCGATATTTAAAAAAGTAATTTGAACAATAATCTTTTCTTATAGTTGAATAATCTAATCGCCTCACTAGCGCTTTGAATATTGGTAACCGGCTAAACAGTTCCATTATCAGCCACGAAACAGCAAAACGAAACCATCTACCGTCCCGCGCTAATCTAACTCGTTTATTAACCAAAATAGTCCTTGTACTAACTAAAGAACTGGTAAGATATTTAAATATAGTGTCTCGGCGTGAAGTTTTCCAAACTGCTACACCCTCAACAATCACATTAGGCGCACCAATTTCATGTTTAAAAAAATCAGCTTTGTAATCGGGCACAAAAACTACAACTTTTATACTGGCATCTATCTTAAGTGTTTTTAAAACATTGCTTGCCAAAACGTTCCTTAGGATAAAAGGGTTGAAAGCTGATATAAAAATAGTTTTATTTATCACTTAAATAAGTTAAATCGGTAAAAATTGGTTTCCACCAAGTTAAACCCCATTGCTTGATAGAGTTTATTAGCCTCTTCTCTAACCGGGTTAGTACGTAAACTCAAATGGCGAGCCCTTTTTTGATGGGCTAATTTTATGCCCACCTCCATAAGTAAACGACCTACCCCCCACTTCCGATAGGGCTTATCAATCACTAAATCTTCTGACCAGGCAATCAAACCTGTTGGTATTTTTACAAAATAGACACTCAAAACACCGATTATTTTTTCTTGATTTTTGCTAACTTTGCCAACTGCTACTATAAAAAATAAATGTTCTTGATTAAGCATTTCTTTGTATTCTGTCATGGTTATGTGTTTAGGTGAAACTTTAGTCAAGCTCATTTGAGAAATCAAGTTATTGATATCCACCAGTTCACGCTCTTTGGCTTTTTTAATTATTTTAATTTTTACCATTTTATTTTTGCGATAAAAAACATCTTTCTAGTAAATCCACACTTCTTTTGTAGGATAATCCGTCAATAAACTCAACATACCGATCAACGATTTTCTTCCGGTGGCCGCTATCTAATTTTGGACTTTCTAAATATAAGCTGATTAGTTTTGGCAAATCATCATCTATTTTAACCAATCGAATCGCACCACTTTGATAAATTGGCCGATAATGATCGAAGTCGTAGGCCAGAGCATAAACACCTAAGTAACCAATGTTAATAATTGGCTTATCAAAAATACAGGCTTCAATAGAGATAGTTGAAGCATAATTAATATTTAGATCAGTGTACTTAAGTGAATATTTTAAATTTAAAAGATCTTGATAATTCATTTCTACTCGTCCAGGTACCACCTCTCGACCAGCCATTTCAATGTAAAAATTCGGCAACCCCGTAAATTCGGTGTAATTGCCTGGCAGATCTAATGGATGAAGCCGAACAAAAATATTAACATAGGGAATAACTTTTTTCTTTCGAAGCTCAATTAAATCATAGATATATTTTTTCTGGAAAGGATAGGCCTTTGTTACGGTAGTATATAAAACTGTAGGATATTTTGGATCCAACCCTTTCGATTTTATAAAGTCGGCCCGAGTTGGTTCAGATTCTTCTTTTTTAAAATATGGGTCAAAACGCGGTGTGCCTGAAACAAAAACTTGATTCTCTGGATAATTATGGATTGTCTCCGCTTCATGTTTCATAATTCCATTCCAAGGGATCAAGAAATCAGCTTTACGAATATGTTTAGAATTCATGGTTAAATTATCCCAACTAAAATTAACCGCCACAGTGGATAAACCCAGGCGTTTTGACAAAAGAATTATCTCTGCCTCCCAAGGATCAAAACCCGGAGTAGCCGTAATAACCAACTTCGGTCGATATTGTTTTATCAGCGACCGAAAAAAAACTGAATTCGGCAAAACCATAGCTTCTATAGCCGTAAAAAAATTCACGGTAAGAAACCTTGAAAAAGGTAAACCTATAGTTCTAAACAAACGTCTCTTCCAATTATTTTTATAATTTGGCCGCTTATAAAAATGCTGAGCGGAAGCTAAATAATCAAATTCATTTACCCAACATATCCTTAAAAATTTAAACACACTCCAAAATTTTGGATTCTCCAACTGCCTCTGAACATAGACAGTATCGGCGGATTGATAATATTGATCCGCCTTATTCTGACCCAAAAAAGGAGTTAAAACTATAACCCTATACTTAGATGCAAGATATTCAATATATCTTGTCCGCAAAAGATCAGTAGCAAAAACATAATTAGGCACAGCCAGAAACACCGTATTCTTCATAGTAATTAAACTCAATAAAGGCAAAATGAGTAACCATCTATTTGATAACGCGATAAATCTTGACTAAAGGGTTGTGATAAACCAACTTCAAATTTCGATCATAGGAGAAATCAACTTGGCCAAACTGTTTCTCCCATGGACCATAATACACGTAATCCGAGTTAGTTTCATACCAACTGGGCAATATATTCTCATATTGTTTTAACACCTCCTGCGGATTCTTATAAAAATCACTAATACCATATCCAGCCGACAGAAGGTACCATGGAGTTTTTTCAAAATTTATCTGACTGTCTTTAGGACACAACTTGTTAGAACAATCAATTTTAAAATAAACATCCAACCGACGAGCTAAAACTTCATTAGAAACTTGAAATAACTTATTGCTAGTCAAAAATCTATCTTCAATTTCGGAATCAGTTAAGGGCGACAAAAAACCGGAGGCCAAATATGGACGAGCCGAAGTATAAGATGCCAGATATAAAGAAGTAATCAACGATGACGACACTACACGGGGTTCACCTTCAACACCCTTATTGATCCAACGCCATGAAGAAACAATATCTTGAGGGAAATCATACCTTCTGGAAAGCTCTAGGGGAGGATTTTTCAAAATAAAAACATTAATTGTGTGCTTGCTTATCAATAATGCCATCAGTACCACCAACACAATATCGATTGCTACTTTTATTTGTTTAGATTTTTCTTGGCTATAGTTTTTAAAAAAATCATGAACAAGATTAAATAAAATAATATAAATAATCAAACCGATAGGTTTATTGAAATGAGCCAGTGCAAAACCGAAGCCAAAAAGCGTAGGCGTATACCAAACCAGAAACATTGTGACTACTAGA
Above is a genomic segment from bacterium containing:
- a CDS encoding CDP-glycerol glycerophosphotransferase family protein: MINKTIFISAFNPFILRNVLASNVLKTLKIDASIKVVVFVPDYKADFFKHEIGAPNVIVEGVAVWKTSRRDTIFKYLTSSLVSTRTILVNKRVRLARDGRWFRFAVSWLIMELFSRLPIFKALVRRLDYSTIRKDYCSNYFFKYRPQLVFITDVFNDNDIFLLATAKRRGVSTIGMIRSWDNLTSKGILRIKPDKLIVHNEILQKQAIKYNDFSKKDIFISGIPQYDRYINGERMNREEFFKKIGLDPKQKLILFSPFGGRFTDTDWQIMEILKGFIKNKEIIPAQVLIRFTPNDPVHLGKFIPDENFCIDKPGRSFEGRSIRDQELIDADMDWLADCLYHSDVIVAGGGSIGIDAAIFSKPTILIHFDGFDKKPYWQSVKRFLEYQHPYDIIKSGAMFSAQNIEEFKKYLDASLKNPDLNTSARKEMLENQCWKLDGYSGERIGKFLLSLLY
- a CDS encoding GNAT family N-acetyltransferase, which encodes MVKIKIIKKAKERELVDINNLISQMSLTKVSPKHITMTEYKEMLNQEHLFFIVAVGKVSKNQEKIIGVLSVYFVKIPTGLIAWSEDLVIDKPYRKWGVGRLLMEVGIKLAHQKRARHLSLRTNPVREEANKLYQAMGFNLVETNFYRFNLFK
- a CDS encoding CDP-glycerol glycerophosphotransferase family protein is translated as MKNTVFLAVPNYVFATDLLRTRYIEYLASKYRVIVLTPFLGQNKADQYYQSADTVYVQRQLENPKFWSVFKFLRICWVNEFDYLASAQHFYKRPNYKNNWKRRLFRTIGLPFSRFLTVNFFTAIEAMVLPNSVFFRSLIKQYRPKLVITATPGFDPWEAEIILLSKRLGLSTVAVNFSWDNLTMNSKHIRKADFLIPWNGIMKHEAETIHNYPENQVFVSGTPRFDPYFKKEESEPTRADFIKSKGLDPKYPTVLYTTVTKAYPFQKKYIYDLIELRKKKVIPYVNIFVRLHPLDLPGNYTEFTGLPNFYIEMAGREVVPGRVEMNYQDLLNLKYSLKYTDLNINYASTISIEACIFDKPIINIGYLGVYALAYDFDHYRPIYQSGAIRLVKIDDDLPKLISLYLESPKLDSGHRKKIVDRYVEFIDGLSYKRSVDLLERCFLSQK